The Malus sylvestris chromosome 12, drMalSylv7.2, whole genome shotgun sequence genome contains a region encoding:
- the LOC126592562 gene encoding disease resistance protein RUN1-like isoform X2, translated as MDNWSSLGKLLIMVLVLLSYHYAHRNSGLVFDVLIFLLCSLGLVFRQMNISFPDKTSSSSSSSSSPSSSSSSTAFSASSSSSSSSTASSTSSPSISSSSSSSTSPSLSSFSKDSLYEVFISFRGEDTRKNFTGHLTEALAKAGINAFIDDELRRGEDITTELVRAIQGSRISIIVFSRRYSDSSWCLEELVKIMECRRTLGQLVLPIFYDVDPSHVRKQIGSFAQSFMKHTDEKKVERWRAALTEASNLSGWDLRNTFDGHEAKFIRMITNDVTTKLNNKYFDVAPYQVGIDTRVLDISNYLGIEDSYDVRVIGISGMGGIGKTTIAKAIHNRFYERFEGKSFLEKVREKKLEKLQKQLLFDILQTKTKVSSVAVGTALVRERFRRLKVLVIVDDVDDVKQVRELVGNCHFFGPGSRIIITTRNERVLKEFAVDKIYRAKVMDREEALELLSWHAFRSSSCPSQYLALEREVVNYCGGLPLALEVLGSTLFKRSVDEWRSIFDELKIIPRGEIQAQLKISYNELNDNYKRRIFLDIACFFIGMDKNDVIQILDGCGFYATTGIKVLLDRCLVTINRENKIMMHDLLRDMGRDIVHAENPDFPRERSRLWHPEDVNDVLIDKFQGTEKIEGVALNLPSLEETSFSTKAFRNMKRLRLLQLNYVRLIGGYQCLSKKLRWLCWHGFPLEFIPIELCQPNIVVIDMQYSSLRQVLCEYSGLLDKLKILNLSHSHDLTQSPDFLKFPNLEKLILKDCKRLAKVHKSIGDLKSLVLVNLKDCETLKALPRSFYKLKSVKTLVLDGCSRFQSLSKHLGEMASLVTLYADGTAIKKVPPSIVRLEKLERLSLSKLKCSLQLPSLQGLRSLTSLILEDSNIEEVHNDIGSSLPCLVELRLDDNNFGSLPSLSGLSKLLVLSLNGCRNLVEITDLPKNLGFLHMDDCSVLERMPDFSGMSTTVILFSPKLIEFPGLDSALNSGLTLCMITHNNVIDFLLKDSTIQGWTGGGTMVLAGRQIPTWFNHVNEGTQVSFEVPKEIGCNAKALAVCLAFVPRDYINKGTSFCVKIGDIFPLEEIIWLGNLSLSETKFNLEESDLVHVIAHCPVKKIGVRLVCDKLMTFKGSLFDYHYIPYERALEEISTEVDDFDEDYEDDDFDEDEDNKVGILIGVVRRILMRRNKTMIRTKKLRMIMMREIRTKMQARKLSGLIS; from the exons ATGGATAACTGGTCGAGCTTAGGGAAGCTGTTAATTATGGTGTTGGTGTTACTATCCTACCATTATGCTCATCGCAATTCCGGTCTTGTCTTTGATGTCCTCATCTTCCTCCTCTGCTCCCTCGGCCTCGTCTTTCGCCAAATGAATATCTCCTTCCCCGATAAAACCTCGTCCTCGTCCTCGTCCTCATCCTCGCCCTCATCCTCATCGTCCTCCACCGCCTTCTCTgcctcatcctcatcctcctcgTCCTCCACTgcctcctccacctcctcacCCTCAATCTCATCCTCATCGTCCTCCTCCACCTCCCCATCCTTGTCCTCCTTCTCAAAAGACTCGCTCTACGAAGTGTTCATAAGCTTCAGAGGCGAAGACACACGTAAAAACTTCACGGGCCACCTCACCGAAGCATTAGCAAAGGCCGGAATCAACGCCTTTATTGACGACGAACTAAGAAGAGGAGAAGATATAACTACCGAACTTGTGCGGGCAATCCAGGGTTCTAGGATCTCTATCATAGTCTTCTCAAGACGGTACTCGGACTCCAGCTGGTGTCTCGAGGAGCTGGTTAAGATCATGGAGTGTAGAAGAACGCTAGGGCAATTAGTTTTGCCGATATTCTATGACGTTGATCCTTCGCATGTCAGGAAACAGATTGGTAGTTTTGCACAATCGTTTATGAAACATACAGATGAAAAAAAGGTAGAGAGGTGGAGAGCTGCTCTTACTGAAGCTTCGAATTTGTCTGGCTGGGATCTCAGAAACACTTTCGACGG GCATGAAGCAAAGTTTATCAGGATGATTACCAATGACGTCACTACGAAGTTGAACAACAAATACTTCGACGTAGCGCCCTATCAAGTCGGAATAGATACTCGAGTGCTAGATATCAGTAATTATTTAGGCATCGAAGATTCATATGATGTTCGTGTGATTGGAATTTCGGGCATGGGTGGAATAGGTAAAACAACGATTGCTAAGGCCATTCATAACAGATTTTATGAAAGGTTTGAAGGTaaaagtttccttgaaaaagtGAGGGAAAAGAAACTagaaaaattgcaaaaacaaCTTCTTTTTGATATCTTGCAAACCAAGACAAAGGTAAGCAGTGTTGCTGTAGGGACCGCCTTGGTAAGGGAAAGATTTCGACGCTTAAAGGTACTTGTCATAGTTGATGATGTAGACGATGTGAAGCAAGTACGCGAATTAGTTGGAAATTGCCACTTTTTTGGCCCGGGGAGCAGAATCATCATCACAACTAGAAACGAACGTGTGCTAAAAGAATTTGCAGTTGATAAGATATATCGGGCGAAAGTAATGGACCGAGAAGAAGCTCTTGAGCTCCTAAGTTGGCATGCTTTCAGAAGTAGTAGTTGTCCTAGTCAATATCTTGCGCTCGAAAGAGAAGTTGTCAATTACTGTGGAGGACTGCCGCTggctcttgaagttttaggATCTACTCTTTTCAAACGAAGCGTAGATGAATGGAGAAGTATATTTGATGAATTGAAAATAATTCCTCGTGGAGAAATTCAGGCACAACTAAAAATAAGCTACAACGAGCTAAATGATAATTACAAGAGGCGGATATTCCTCGATATAGCTTGTTTTTTTATCGGAATGGACAAGAACGATGTCATACAAATCTTGGATGGTTGTGGCTTTTATGCAACAACAGGAATCAAGGTCCTCCTTGACCGGTGCCTTGTAACTATTAATAGAGAAAACAAGATTATGATGCATGATTTGCTTCGGGATATGGGCAGAGATATCGTGCATGCAGAAAATCCCGATTTCCCTAGAGAACGGAGTAGATTGTGGCATCCTGAAGATGTAAATGATGTATTGATAGACAAATTT CAGGGAACTGAAAAAATTGAAGGTGTGGCTTTGAATTTGCCGAGTCTTGAAGAGACTAGTTTCAGTACCAAGGCGTTTAGAAATATGAAGAGACTGAGATTGCTCCAACTAAACTACGTTCGGCTCATTGGGGGATACCAATGTCTTTCCAAAAAATTAAGATGGTTGTGCTGGCATGGATTCCCATTGGAGTTCATACCAATAGAACTATGTCAACCAAACATAGTTGTTATCGACATGCAGTACAGCAGCCTCAGACAAGTTCTTTGTGAGTATTCTGGG TTGCTTGATAAGTTGAAGATTCTAAATCTCAGCCACTCCCACGATCTAACACAATCGCCAGACTTTTTGAAATTCCCAAATCTTGAGAAATTGATACTCAAAGACTGTAAGAGGTTGGCTAAAGTTCACAAGTCCATCGGAGATCTCAAGAGTCTTGTGTTGGTGAATTTGAAAGACTGTGAAACGCTTAAGGCTCTTCCGAGGAGTTTCTACAAGTTGAAATCTGTCAAAACTCTTGTTCTCGATGGTTGTTCAAGATTCCAAAGCTTGTCTAAGCACTTGGGAGAAATGGCATCATTGGTCACTCTTTATGCAGATGGGACGGCCATAAAAAAAGTACCACCTTCCATCGTACGACTAGAGAAGCTCGAGCGCTTATCTTTGAGTAAATTGAAGTGTTCTTTGCAGCTACCTTCCTTACAAGGTTTACGCTCTTTGACAAGCTTAATTTTGGAGGACAGCaatatagaggaagtgcataaTGATATTGGGAGTAGTTTACCTTGTTTAGTGGAGTTACGTTTAGATGACAATAATTTTGGGAGCCTTCCAAGCCTCAGTGGCCTCTCCAAGCTTCTTGTATTATCCTTGAATGGTTGCAGAAACCTTGTCGAGATTACAGATTTACCAAAAAATTTGGGTTTCCTGCACATGGACGACTGCTCTGTATTAGAAAGAATGCCAGATTTTTCAGGCATGTCGACAACGGTGATTCTCTTTTCCCCTAAACTCATTGAGTTTCCAGGCTTGGATAGCGCGTTAAACTCGGGACTCACACTTTGTATGATAACACACAACAATGTCATAGATTTCCTTCTTAAGGATAGCACGATAcag GGATGGACAGGAGGTGGAACCATGGTTCTTGCAGGAAGACAAATTCCCACTTGGTTCAATCATGTCAACGAGGGTACCCAAGTCTCTTTTGAAGTGCCCAAGGAAATTGGATGTAATGCAAAAGCGTTGGCTGTGTGCCTGGCTTTTGTTCCTCGTGATTACATCAA CAAGGGTACTAGTTTTTGTGTCAAAATAGGAGATATTTTTCCCCTTGAAGAGATCATTTGGCTGGGAAATTTATCGTTGTCGGAAACTAAGTTCAATTTGGAAGAAAGCGATTTGGTCCATGTTATTGCACATTGTCCGGTGAAGAAAATAGGGGTACGTTTAGTATGCGACAAACTTATGACTTTCAAAGGTTCGTTATTTGATTACCATTATATCCCTTACGAACGGGCCTTAGAAGAAATTTCTACCGAAGTTGATGATTTTGATGAGGattatgaagatgatgattttgatgagGATGAGGACAACAAGGTGGGGATTTTGATAGGGGTGGTGAGGAGGATTTTGATGAGGAGGAACAAGACGATGATCAGGACCAAGAAGTTGCGGATGATAATGATGAGGGAGATCAGGACCAAGATGCAAGCTAGGAAACTTTCTGGTTTAATCAGCTAG
- the LOC126592562 gene encoding disease resistance protein RUN1-like isoform X5, producing MDNWSSLGKLLIMVLVLLSYHYAHRNSGLVFDVLIFLLCSLGLVFRQMNISFPDKTSSSSSSSSSPSSSSSSTAFSASSSSSSSSTASSTSSPSISSSSSSSTSPSLSSFSKDSLYEVFISFRGEDTRKNFTGHLTEALAKAGINAFIDDELRRGEDITTELVRAIQGSRISIIVFSRRYSDSSWCLEELVKIMECRRTLGQLVLPIFYDVDPSHVRKQIGSFAQSFMKHTDEKKVERWRAALTEASNLSGWDLRNTFDGHEAKFIRMITNDVTTKLNNKYFDVAPYQVGIDTRVLDISNYLGIEDSYDVRVIGISGMGGIGKTTIAKAIHNRFYERFEGKSFLEKVREKKLEKLQKQLLFDILQTKTKVSSVAVGTALVRERFRRLKVLVIVDDVDDVKQVRELVGNCHFFGPGSRIIITTRNERVLKEFAVDKIYRAKVMDREEALELLSWHAFRSSSCPSQYLALEREVVNYCGGLPLALEVLGSTLFKRSVDEWRSIFDELKIIPRGEIQAQLKISYNELNDNYKRRIFLDIACFFIGMDKNDVIQILDGCGFYATTGIKVLLDRCLVTINRENKIMMHDLLRDMGRDIVHAENPDFPRERSRLWHPEDVNDVLIDKFQGTEKIEGVALNLPSLEETSFSTKAFRNMKRLRLLQLNYVRLIGGYQCLSKKLRWLCWHGFPLEFIPIELCQPNIVVIDMQYSSLRQVLCEYSGLLDKLKILNLSHSHDLTQSPDFLKFPNLEKLILKDCKRLAKVHKSIGDLKSLVLVNLKDCETLKALPRSFYKLKSVKTLVLDGCSRFQSLSKHLGEMASLVTLYADGTAIKKVPPSIVRLEKLERLSLSKLKCSLQLPSLQGLRSLTSLILEDSNIEEVHNDIGSSLPCLVELRLDDNNFGSLPSLSGLSKLLVLSLNGCRNLVEITDLPKNLGFLHMDDCSVLERMPDFSGMSTTVILFSPKLIEFPGLDSALNSGLTLCMITHNNVIDFLLKDSTIQGWTGGGTMVLAGRQIPTWFNHVNEGTQVSFEVPKEIGCNAKALAVCLAFVPRDYINSCYIYVINHTKGTSFCVKIGDIFPLEEIIWLGNLSLSETKFNLEESDLVHVIAHCPVKKIGVRLVCDKLMTFKGSLFDYHYIPYERALEEISTEVDDFDEDYEDDDFDEDEDNKVGILIGVVRRILMRRNKTMIRTKKLRMIMMREIRTKMQARKLSGLIS from the exons ATGGATAACTGGTCGAGCTTAGGGAAGCTGTTAATTATGGTGTTGGTGTTACTATCCTACCATTATGCTCATCGCAATTCCGGTCTTGTCTTTGATGTCCTCATCTTCCTCCTCTGCTCCCTCGGCCTCGTCTTTCGCCAAATGAATATCTCCTTCCCCGATAAAACCTCGTCCTCGTCCTCGTCCTCATCCTCGCCCTCATCCTCATCGTCCTCCACCGCCTTCTCTgcctcatcctcatcctcctcgTCCTCCACTgcctcctccacctcctcacCCTCAATCTCATCCTCATCGTCCTCCTCCACCTCCCCATCCTTGTCCTCCTTCTCAAAAGACTCGCTCTACGAAGTGTTCATAAGCTTCAGAGGCGAAGACACACGTAAAAACTTCACGGGCCACCTCACCGAAGCATTAGCAAAGGCCGGAATCAACGCCTTTATTGACGACGAACTAAGAAGAGGAGAAGATATAACTACCGAACTTGTGCGGGCAATCCAGGGTTCTAGGATCTCTATCATAGTCTTCTCAAGACGGTACTCGGACTCCAGCTGGTGTCTCGAGGAGCTGGTTAAGATCATGGAGTGTAGAAGAACGCTAGGGCAATTAGTTTTGCCGATATTCTATGACGTTGATCCTTCGCATGTCAGGAAACAGATTGGTAGTTTTGCACAATCGTTTATGAAACATACAGATGAAAAAAAGGTAGAGAGGTGGAGAGCTGCTCTTACTGAAGCTTCGAATTTGTCTGGCTGGGATCTCAGAAACACTTTCGACGG GCATGAAGCAAAGTTTATCAGGATGATTACCAATGACGTCACTACGAAGTTGAACAACAAATACTTCGACGTAGCGCCCTATCAAGTCGGAATAGATACTCGAGTGCTAGATATCAGTAATTATTTAGGCATCGAAGATTCATATGATGTTCGTGTGATTGGAATTTCGGGCATGGGTGGAATAGGTAAAACAACGATTGCTAAGGCCATTCATAACAGATTTTATGAAAGGTTTGAAGGTaaaagtttccttgaaaaagtGAGGGAAAAGAAACTagaaaaattgcaaaaacaaCTTCTTTTTGATATCTTGCAAACCAAGACAAAGGTAAGCAGTGTTGCTGTAGGGACCGCCTTGGTAAGGGAAAGATTTCGACGCTTAAAGGTACTTGTCATAGTTGATGATGTAGACGATGTGAAGCAAGTACGCGAATTAGTTGGAAATTGCCACTTTTTTGGCCCGGGGAGCAGAATCATCATCACAACTAGAAACGAACGTGTGCTAAAAGAATTTGCAGTTGATAAGATATATCGGGCGAAAGTAATGGACCGAGAAGAAGCTCTTGAGCTCCTAAGTTGGCATGCTTTCAGAAGTAGTAGTTGTCCTAGTCAATATCTTGCGCTCGAAAGAGAAGTTGTCAATTACTGTGGAGGACTGCCGCTggctcttgaagttttaggATCTACTCTTTTCAAACGAAGCGTAGATGAATGGAGAAGTATATTTGATGAATTGAAAATAATTCCTCGTGGAGAAATTCAGGCACAACTAAAAATAAGCTACAACGAGCTAAATGATAATTACAAGAGGCGGATATTCCTCGATATAGCTTGTTTTTTTATCGGAATGGACAAGAACGATGTCATACAAATCTTGGATGGTTGTGGCTTTTATGCAACAACAGGAATCAAGGTCCTCCTTGACCGGTGCCTTGTAACTATTAATAGAGAAAACAAGATTATGATGCATGATTTGCTTCGGGATATGGGCAGAGATATCGTGCATGCAGAAAATCCCGATTTCCCTAGAGAACGGAGTAGATTGTGGCATCCTGAAGATGTAAATGATGTATTGATAGACAAATTT CAGGGAACTGAAAAAATTGAAGGTGTGGCTTTGAATTTGCCGAGTCTTGAAGAGACTAGTTTCAGTACCAAGGCGTTTAGAAATATGAAGAGACTGAGATTGCTCCAACTAAACTACGTTCGGCTCATTGGGGGATACCAATGTCTTTCCAAAAAATTAAGATGGTTGTGCTGGCATGGATTCCCATTGGAGTTCATACCAATAGAACTATGTCAACCAAACATAGTTGTTATCGACATGCAGTACAGCAGCCTCAGACAAGTTCTTTGTGAGTATTCTGGG TTGCTTGATAAGTTGAAGATTCTAAATCTCAGCCACTCCCACGATCTAACACAATCGCCAGACTTTTTGAAATTCCCAAATCTTGAGAAATTGATACTCAAAGACTGTAAGAGGTTGGCTAAAGTTCACAAGTCCATCGGAGATCTCAAGAGTCTTGTGTTGGTGAATTTGAAAGACTGTGAAACGCTTAAGGCTCTTCCGAGGAGTTTCTACAAGTTGAAATCTGTCAAAACTCTTGTTCTCGATGGTTGTTCAAGATTCCAAAGCTTGTCTAAGCACTTGGGAGAAATGGCATCATTGGTCACTCTTTATGCAGATGGGACGGCCATAAAAAAAGTACCACCTTCCATCGTACGACTAGAGAAGCTCGAGCGCTTATCTTTGAGTAAATTGAAGTGTTCTTTGCAGCTACCTTCCTTACAAGGTTTACGCTCTTTGACAAGCTTAATTTTGGAGGACAGCaatatagaggaagtgcataaTGATATTGGGAGTAGTTTACCTTGTTTAGTGGAGTTACGTTTAGATGACAATAATTTTGGGAGCCTTCCAAGCCTCAGTGGCCTCTCCAAGCTTCTTGTATTATCCTTGAATGGTTGCAGAAACCTTGTCGAGATTACAGATTTACCAAAAAATTTGGGTTTCCTGCACATGGACGACTGCTCTGTATTAGAAAGAATGCCAGATTTTTCAGGCATGTCGACAACGGTGATTCTCTTTTCCCCTAAACTCATTGAGTTTCCAGGCTTGGATAGCGCGTTAAACTCGGGACTCACACTTTGTATGATAACACACAACAATGTCATAGATTTCCTTCTTAAGGATAGCACGATAcag GGATGGACAGGAGGTGGAACCATGGTTCTTGCAGGAAGACAAATTCCCACTTGGTTCAATCATGTCAACGAGGGTACCCAAGTCTCTTTTGAAGTGCCCAAGGAAATTGGATGTAATGCAAAAGCGTTGGCTGTGTGCCTGGCTTTTGTTCCTCGTGATTACATCAACTCGTGTTATATTTATGTTATTAATCACACCAAGGGTACTAGTTTTTGTGTCAAAATAGGAGATATTTTTCCCCTTGAAGAGATCATTTGGCTGGGAAATTTATCGTTGTCGGAAACTAAGTTCAATTTGGAAGAAAGCGATTTGGTCCATGTTATTGCACATTGTCCGGTGAAGAAAATAGGGGTACGTTTAGTATGCGACAAACTTATGACTTTCAAAGGTTCGTTATTTGATTACCATTATATCCCTTACGAACGGGCCTTAGAAGAAATTTCTACCGAAGTTGATGATTTTGATGAGGattatgaagatgatgattttgatgagGATGAGGACAACAAGGTGGGGATTTTGATAGGGGTGGTGAGGAGGATTTTGATGAGGAGGAACAAGACGATGATCAGGACCAAGAAGTTGCGGATGATAATGATGAGGGAGATCAGGACCAAGATGCAAGCTAGGAAACTTTCTGGTTTAATCAGCTAG
- the LOC126592562 gene encoding disease resistance protein RPV1-like isoform X3 gives MDNWSSLGKLLIMVLVLLSYHYAHRNSGLVFDVLIFLLCSLGLVFRQMNISFPDKTSSSSSSSSSPSSSSSSTASSPSISSSSSSSTSPSLSSFSKDSLYEVFISFRGEDTRKNFTGHLTEALAKAGINAFIDDELRRGEDITTELVRAIQGSRISIIVFSRRYSDSSWCLEELVKIMECRRTLGQLVLPIFYDVDPSHVRKQIGSFAQSFMKHTDEKKVERWRAALTEASNLSGWDLRNTFDGHEAKFIRMITNDVTTKLNNKYFDVAPYQVGIDTRVLDISNYLGIEDSYDVRVIGISGMGGIGKTTIAKAIHNRFYERFEGKSFLEKVREKKLEKLQKQLLFDILQTKTKVSSVAVGTALVRERFRRLKVLVIVDDVDDVKQVRELVGNCHFFGPGSRIIITTRNERVLKEFAVDKIYRAKVMDREEALELLSWHAFRSSSCPSQYLALEREVVNYCGGLPLALEVLGSTLFKRSVDEWRSIFDELKIIPRGEIQAQLKISYNELNDNYKRRIFLDIACFFIGMDKNDVIQILDGCGFYATTGIKVLLDRCLVTINRENKIMMHDLLRDMGRDIVHAENPDFPRERSRLWHPEDVNDVLIDKFQGTEKIEGVALNLPSLEETSFSTKAFRNMKRLRLLQLNYVRLIGGYQCLSKKLRWLCWHGFPLEFIPIELCQPNIVVIDMQYSSLRQVLCEYSGLLDKLKILNLSHSHDLTQSPDFLKFPNLEKLILKDCKRLAKVHKSIGDLKSLVLVNLKDCETLKALPRSFYKLKSVKTLVLDGCSRFQSLSKHLGEMASLVTLYADGTAIKKVPPSIVRLEKLERLSLSKLKCSLQLPSLQGLRSLTSLILEDSNIEEVHNDIGSSLPCLVELRLDDNNFGSLPSLSGLSKLLVLSLNGCRNLVEITDLPKNLGFLHMDDCSVLERMPDFSGMSTTVILFSPKLIEFPGLDSALNSGLTLCMITHNNVIDFLLKDSTIQGWTGGGTMVLAGRQIPTWFNHVNEGTQVSFEVPKEIGCNAKALAVCLAFVPRDYINSCYIYVINHTKGTSFCVKIGDIFPLEEIIWLGNLSLSETKFNLEESDLVHVIAHCPVKKIGVRLVCDKLMTFKGSLFDYHYIPYERALEEISTEVDDFDEDYEDDDFDEDEDNKVGILIGVVRRILMRRNKTMIRTKKLRMIMMREIRTKMQARKLSGLIS, from the exons ATGGATAACTGGTCGAGCTTAGGGAAGCTGTTAATTATGGTGTTGGTGTTACTATCCTACCATTATGCTCATCGCAATTCCGGTCTTGTCTTTGATGTCCTCATCTTCCTCCTCTGCTCCCTCGGCCTCGTCTTTCGCCAAATGAATATCTCCTTCCCCGATAAAACCTCGTCCTCGTCCTCGTCCTCATCCTCGCCCTCATCCTCATCGTCCTCCACCGC ctcctcacCCTCAATCTCATCCTCATCGTCCTCCTCCACCTCCCCATCCTTGTCCTCCTTCTCAAAAGACTCGCTCTACGAAGTGTTCATAAGCTTCAGAGGCGAAGACACACGTAAAAACTTCACGGGCCACCTCACCGAAGCATTAGCAAAGGCCGGAATCAACGCCTTTATTGACGACGAACTAAGAAGAGGAGAAGATATAACTACCGAACTTGTGCGGGCAATCCAGGGTTCTAGGATCTCTATCATAGTCTTCTCAAGACGGTACTCGGACTCCAGCTGGTGTCTCGAGGAGCTGGTTAAGATCATGGAGTGTAGAAGAACGCTAGGGCAATTAGTTTTGCCGATATTCTATGACGTTGATCCTTCGCATGTCAGGAAACAGATTGGTAGTTTTGCACAATCGTTTATGAAACATACAGATGAAAAAAAGGTAGAGAGGTGGAGAGCTGCTCTTACTGAAGCTTCGAATTTGTCTGGCTGGGATCTCAGAAACACTTTCGACGG GCATGAAGCAAAGTTTATCAGGATGATTACCAATGACGTCACTACGAAGTTGAACAACAAATACTTCGACGTAGCGCCCTATCAAGTCGGAATAGATACTCGAGTGCTAGATATCAGTAATTATTTAGGCATCGAAGATTCATATGATGTTCGTGTGATTGGAATTTCGGGCATGGGTGGAATAGGTAAAACAACGATTGCTAAGGCCATTCATAACAGATTTTATGAAAGGTTTGAAGGTaaaagtttccttgaaaaagtGAGGGAAAAGAAACTagaaaaattgcaaaaacaaCTTCTTTTTGATATCTTGCAAACCAAGACAAAGGTAAGCAGTGTTGCTGTAGGGACCGCCTTGGTAAGGGAAAGATTTCGACGCTTAAAGGTACTTGTCATAGTTGATGATGTAGACGATGTGAAGCAAGTACGCGAATTAGTTGGAAATTGCCACTTTTTTGGCCCGGGGAGCAGAATCATCATCACAACTAGAAACGAACGTGTGCTAAAAGAATTTGCAGTTGATAAGATATATCGGGCGAAAGTAATGGACCGAGAAGAAGCTCTTGAGCTCCTAAGTTGGCATGCTTTCAGAAGTAGTAGTTGTCCTAGTCAATATCTTGCGCTCGAAAGAGAAGTTGTCAATTACTGTGGAGGACTGCCGCTggctcttgaagttttaggATCTACTCTTTTCAAACGAAGCGTAGATGAATGGAGAAGTATATTTGATGAATTGAAAATAATTCCTCGTGGAGAAATTCAGGCACAACTAAAAATAAGCTACAACGAGCTAAATGATAATTACAAGAGGCGGATATTCCTCGATATAGCTTGTTTTTTTATCGGAATGGACAAGAACGATGTCATACAAATCTTGGATGGTTGTGGCTTTTATGCAACAACAGGAATCAAGGTCCTCCTTGACCGGTGCCTTGTAACTATTAATAGAGAAAACAAGATTATGATGCATGATTTGCTTCGGGATATGGGCAGAGATATCGTGCATGCAGAAAATCCCGATTTCCCTAGAGAACGGAGTAGATTGTGGCATCCTGAAGATGTAAATGATGTATTGATAGACAAATTT CAGGGAACTGAAAAAATTGAAGGTGTGGCTTTGAATTTGCCGAGTCTTGAAGAGACTAGTTTCAGTACCAAGGCGTTTAGAAATATGAAGAGACTGAGATTGCTCCAACTAAACTACGTTCGGCTCATTGGGGGATACCAATGTCTTTCCAAAAAATTAAGATGGTTGTGCTGGCATGGATTCCCATTGGAGTTCATACCAATAGAACTATGTCAACCAAACATAGTTGTTATCGACATGCAGTACAGCAGCCTCAGACAAGTTCTTTGTGAGTATTCTGGG TTGCTTGATAAGTTGAAGATTCTAAATCTCAGCCACTCCCACGATCTAACACAATCGCCAGACTTTTTGAAATTCCCAAATCTTGAGAAATTGATACTCAAAGACTGTAAGAGGTTGGCTAAAGTTCACAAGTCCATCGGAGATCTCAAGAGTCTTGTGTTGGTGAATTTGAAAGACTGTGAAACGCTTAAGGCTCTTCCGAGGAGTTTCTACAAGTTGAAATCTGTCAAAACTCTTGTTCTCGATGGTTGTTCAAGATTCCAAAGCTTGTCTAAGCACTTGGGAGAAATGGCATCATTGGTCACTCTTTATGCAGATGGGACGGCCATAAAAAAAGTACCACCTTCCATCGTACGACTAGAGAAGCTCGAGCGCTTATCTTTGAGTAAATTGAAGTGTTCTTTGCAGCTACCTTCCTTACAAGGTTTACGCTCTTTGACAAGCTTAATTTTGGAGGACAGCaatatagaggaagtgcataaTGATATTGGGAGTAGTTTACCTTGTTTAGTGGAGTTACGTTTAGATGACAATAATTTTGGGAGCCTTCCAAGCCTCAGTGGCCTCTCCAAGCTTCTTGTATTATCCTTGAATGGTTGCAGAAACCTTGTCGAGATTACAGATTTACCAAAAAATTTGGGTTTCCTGCACATGGACGACTGCTCTGTATTAGAAAGAATGCCAGATTTTTCAGGCATGTCGACAACGGTGATTCTCTTTTCCCCTAAACTCATTGAGTTTCCAGGCTTGGATAGCGCGTTAAACTCGGGACTCACACTTTGTATGATAACACACAACAATGTCATAGATTTCCTTCTTAAGGATAGCACGATAcag GGATGGACAGGAGGTGGAACCATGGTTCTTGCAGGAAGACAAATTCCCACTTGGTTCAATCATGTCAACGAGGGTACCCAAGTCTCTTTTGAAGTGCCCAAGGAAATTGGATGTAATGCAAAAGCGTTGGCTGTGTGCCTGGCTTTTGTTCCTCGTGATTACATCAACTCGTGTTATATTTATGTTATTAATCACACCAAGGGTACTAGTTTTTGTGTCAAAATAGGAGATATTTTTCCCCTTGAAGAGATCATTTGGCTGGGAAATTTATCGTTGTCGGAAACTAAGTTCAATTTGGAAGAAAGCGATTTGGTCCATGTTATTGCACATTGTCCGGTGAAGAAAATAGGGGTACGTTTAGTATGCGACAAACTTATGACTTTCAAAGGTTCGTTATTTGATTACCATTATATCCCTTACGAACGGGCCTTAGAAGAAATTTCTACCGAAGTTGATGATTTTGATGAGGattatgaagatgatgattttgatgagGATGAGGACAACAAGGTGGGGATTTTGATAGGGGTGGTGAGGAGGATTTTGATGAGGAGGAACAAGACGATGATCAGGACCAAGAAGTTGCGGATGATAATGATGAGGGAGATCAGGACCAAGATGCAAGCTAGGAAACTTTCTGGTTTAATCAGCTAG